Proteins encoded in a region of the Vicia villosa cultivar HV-30 ecotype Madison, WI linkage group LG5, Vvil1.0, whole genome shotgun sequence genome:
- the LOC131605142 gene encoding uncharacterized protein LOC131605142, with translation MSQQSNDESPVSDSATPEESSNPNRVHKVVPLRTINSDEVKATKPKTNHAKRPKEGIHNKGTKSSASATMEELTKEGSKYVDSAITRIINRILKENHQVPGISIPLQTIMADPLNNTNKDEAVHTVDSDLEINKDEQGITKKTNVTKDVDEIDNNEHPKANTETDTNVVDLDEYSEDELLTSLNPSVANRIMTRRKGKAVVRGSPKGSTQVNNPAKDTIRKKSTSAGPVKSKAVTKSKGVGPSKSWSRVIPKKRNEREIVEPESDVEANVPDIPSRKKPTTSKLAANILEVPIDNVSFHYVSRVSRWKYVLQKRLAVERELAPNALENKEVLELIQEAGLLKIVCNLPKCYEKLVKEFVVNLSEDCGNSRSADYRKVFVRGKCVSFSPSVINKFLGRTDEAQTELEVTNNQVCQVITAKQVKIWPMKEKLTASKLSIKYAMLHKIGAANWVRTNHKSTISIVLGKFLYAVGTKEKFDYGAYIFDQTMKHAGSFSIKGPIAFPSLLSGIILDQYPNILNEHDVVCKRESPLAFHYKLFQGNHVPYTVMTSAETSKSGASVSKAEVIAILF, from the coding sequence ATGTCTCAGCAATCGAATGATGAATCTCCCGTTTCAGACTCAGCAACAccggaagagtcctctaaccctaATAGGGTCCATAAGGTTGTCCCTTTAAGGACGATTAACAGTGACGAAGTAAAGGCCACAAAGCCTAAAACGAATCATGCAAAACGACCCAAGGAGGGTATTCACAACAAGGGTACCAAATCCTCAGCATCTGCTACCATGgaggaacttactaaagaaggatCCAAGTATGTCGATAGTGCAATTACCAGGATTATTAATCGTATTTTGAAGGAGAATCATCAAGTGCCTGGAATATCTATTCCTCTTCAAACCATAATGGCTGATCCCCTCAATAACACCAATAAGGATGAGGCTGTTCACACCGTGGATAGTGACCTAGAAATCAACAAGGATGAACAAGGGATTACTAAGAAAACCAATGTCACCAAGGATGTCGATGAAATTGACAATAATGAGCACCCTAAGGCTAATACTGAAACTGATACTAATGTGGTAGACTTAGATGAGTACTCTGAAGACGAATTACTTACTTCCTTGAATCCGAGTGTAGCCAACAGGATAATGACAAGAAGAAAAGGCAAAGCTGTTGTTCGAGGATCACCAAAAGGGAGCACTCAAGTGAACAACCCTGCCAAAGACACTATCAGGAAGAAGAGTACTTCTGCAGGTCCTGTCAAGAGCAAAGCTGTTACCAAGAGTAAAGGGGTTGGTCCTTCAAAATCTTGGAGCAGGGTcattccaaagaaaagaaacGAACGGGAAATTGTTGAACCTGAATCTGATGTTGAAGCAAATGTCCCTGACATTCCATCAAGGAAGAAGCCTACAACCAGTAAGCTTGCTGCTAACATCCTTGAAGTTCCCATTGATAATGTGTCTTTCCACTATGTCTCTAGGGTCAGCAGATGGAAATATGTTCTCCAAAAGAGATTGGCTGTTGAAAGGGAATTGGCTCCAAATGCTCTTGAAAACAAGGAGGTCTTAGAGCTGATTCAAGAAGCTGGACTGCTAAAAATTGTGTGCAATCTTCCCAAATGTTATGAGAAGCTGGTCAAAGAATTTGTGGTAAACCTATCTGAAGATTGTGGCAATAGCAGAAGTGCAGACTACAGAAAGGTGTTTGTAAGAGGTAAGTGTGTATCGTTCTCTCCTTCTGTGATTAATAAATTCTTGGGAAGAACAGATGAAGCTCAAACCGAGCTGGAAGTAACAAACAACCAAGTCTGTCAAGTGATCACAGCCAAGCAGGTAAAAATCTGGCCCATGAAAGAGAAGCTAACTGCAAGTAAGCTGAGCATCAAGTATGCAATGCTTCACAAAATAGGAGCAGCTAATTGGGTTCGAACAAATCACAAGTCCACTATCTCAATTGTGCTTGGTAAATTTCTATATGCTGTAGGAACAAAGGAAAAGTTTGATTATGGAGCATACATTTTTGACCAAACCATGAAGCATGCTGGAAGCTTCAGTATTAAGGGTCCAATTGCCTTTCCATCCCTCTTGAGTGGTATAATTCTGGATCAATATCCAAACATTCTCAATGAACATGATGTAGTGTGCAAAAGAGAAAGTCCCTTGGCCTTCCATTACAAACTATTTCAGGGAAATCATGTTCCATACACTGTCATGACATCAGCTGAAACTTCCAAATCTGGAGCATCAGTCAGTAAAGCAGAAGTCATAGCAATACTCTTTTGA
- the LOC131605140 gene encoding uncharacterized protein LOC131605140: protein MSDDETIQQYHMKILEIANGSSALGEKMSEEKLVRKILWSLPRKFYMKVIAIEEDHEITTMRVIELVGSLQTFELAVNDKSEKKNKGMTFVSSTKDEIGQDDLDTEEGLSKTVVLLGKQFNKIMKIMDRRGRPDVKNISSDIRNNNNSHNDTRSEKKVTLKKRLFGYQDQTQQVKFDHDTSNRKHSGIDKNVALITHTSLRMPTEEDWYLDSGCSNHMTGRKNSLVDLKLEGNNYVTLGDGDIREVKGVEKTEVVGIPNLNNVLLVQGLAANLISINQLCDEGFNARFTKDKCIITNEENEGVMKGFRSKDNC, encoded by the exons atGAGTGATGATGAAACTATCCAGCAATATCATATGAAGATTCTTGAAATTGCTAATGGATCCAGTGCATTGGGTGAAAAAATGTCAGAAGAAAAACTTGTAAGAAAAATTCTTTGGTCTCTACCTAGGAAATTTTACATGAAAGTGATAGCCATTGAAGAAGATCATGAAATCACCACTATGAGGGTTATTGAACTTGTTGGTTCACTTCAAACTTTTGAATTAGCTGTTAATGACAAGTCTGAGAAGAAGAACAAAGGCATGACCTTTGTATCCAGCACTAAAGATGAAATCGGTCAAGATGATCTAGATACTGAGGAAGGACTGTCCAAAACTGTTGTGTTACTTGGGAAACAATTCAATAAAATTATGAAGATAATGGATAGAAGAGGAAGACctgatgtcaagaacatctcatctgacatcaggaACAACAACAATTCGCATAATGATACCAGATCTGAAAAAAAAGTCACATTAAAGAAAAG actatttggatatcAAGACCAAACTCAACAAGTCAAATTTGATCATGATACTAGTAACAGGAAGCATTCTGGGATAGAtaagaatgttgctctaataACACACACTTCTCTAAGGATGCCAACAGAAGAAGACTGGTACcttgatagtggttgttcaaatcaTATGACCGGGAGGAAGAACTCTCTAGTAGATCTCAAATTGGAAGGAAACAACTATGTAACTCTGGGTGATGGAGatataagagaagtcaaaggtgttgaGAAGACAGAAGTAGTAGGTATACCTAATCTAAACAATGTTCTACTTGTACAAGGATTAGCTGCAAACCTTATAAGCATCAATCAGTTGTGTGATGAAGGATTCAATGCTAGGTTCACCAAAGATAAGTGTATCATCacgaatgaagaaaatgaaggagTCATGAAGGGATTTAGATCTAAGGATAATTGCTAA